A window of Microbacterium lushaniae genomic DNA:
CGTCGTTGACGCGGGATTCGTAGACCATCTCCTCGTCGAGCTCGCCGACGCGCGCGTTCTGCGACTCACCCGCGACGAACACCCCGAACAGACCCCGATCGGGGATGGTCCCGCCGCTGGTGACCGCGATGCGCTGCGCGCCGGGGCGTCCGGTGAGGGTGCCGGCGTCGCGGTCCCACACGACGCGGGGGCGCAGCTCGGCGAACTCGTCGGACGGATAGCGCCCGGCGAGGAGGTCGAGGGTCGCCTCGAACGCCGAACGCGGCAGCGAGCGGAAGGGGGCGCTGCGCTTGACGGTGTCGAACCAGCCCTCCACGTCGATGGCACCCAGGGCGGATGCGGCCACCGTCTGCTGCGCGAGGATGTCGAGCGGATTCTGCGGAACCGAGATGGCCTCGATCTTCCCGCCCAGCATGCGCTCGGTGACGACCGCGGTGTGCAGCACGTCGCTGCGGTGCTTGGGGAACAGCGCCGCGCGGCTGACCTCCCCCACCTGGTGTCCGGCGCGGCCCACCCGCTGCAGCCCGGACGCGGCGCTGGGGGGAGCCTCGACCTGGATGACGAGGTCGACGGCCCCCATGTCGATGCCGAGCTCGAGGCTGCTGGTGGCCACGACGCAGCGCAGTGAGCCCGATTTGAGCTCTTCCTCCACCTGGGCGCGCTGCTCCTTGGACACCGAGCCGTGGTGCGCCTTGGCGAGGATCGCCGGTGCACCCGCGTTCGAGCCCGCCTGCGCCATCATGGCCGCCGGGACCGTGGGCTCGGGCAGGTCGATCCCGAGCCGCTCGGCGTAGATCTCGTTCAGCCGGCCGGTGAGGCGTTCGGCCAGGCGTCGCGAGTTGGCGAAGACGATCGTGGAGCGATGCTGCAGGATGCGGTCGACGATCGCTTCCTCGACGTGCGGCCACACCGATCCGGTCATCTCGGTGTTCTCGGCGAACCACTCCTCGCCGGCTTCGGGTGCCTCCGCGCCGGGGGGCGGGGGAGGGTTCAGCATGTCGTCGACGGGCACGACGACCCGCAGCTCGAACTCCTTCGTCGAGCGCGGGGCCACGATGTCGACCGGTGCTGCGCCGCCGAGGAAGCGGGCGACCTCGTCGATGGGGCGCACCGTGGCCGACAGCCCGATCCGCTGGGCAGGGCGATGCTCCGCCTCCCGTCCGTCCTCCGCGGCGGCCGACCGGCGCAGCGCGTCGAGCCGCTCGAGGCTCACGGCGAGGTGGGCGCCGCGCTTGGTGGCCGCGACCGCGTGCACCTCGTCGACGATCACGGTGTGCACATCGCGCAGGGTCTGGCCGGCCTGGCTGGTGAGCATGAGGTAGAGCGACTCGGGGGTGGTGATGAGGATGTCGGGCGGGGCCGTGATGAGCTTGCGCCGGTCACCCGCGGGCGTGTCGCCCGAGCGCACGCCCACCGTCACCTCCGGCGCCGGGATGCCCAGGCGCCGGGCGGACTGCCCGATGCCCACCAGCGGGGAGCGCAGGTTGCGCTCGACATCGACCCCGAGCGCCTTCAGCGGCGAGATGTAGAGGACGTGCGTGCCGCGCGGAGTCTTCGCGCGCTTGGCCGGTCGCTTGCCGGGTGCTGCCGCGGGGGGATCGGGGGGTTGTTCGCGGAACACGCGGTCGATCGCCCAGAGGAACGCCGAGAGCGTCTTGCCCGATCCGGTCGGGGCCACCACGAGTGCGTTGCGTCCGGCCGAGATGGCCTTCCACGCGCCCTCCTGCGCGGCCGTGGGCGCGGCGAACGCGCCACGGAACCAGTCCTGCGTCGCAGGGCTGAACCGCTCGAGCACATCGCTCACTCCCCCATCCTCTCCTGTGCCGCCGACACCGGCGCGGGCTTGACGGGTGCGCGGCGACTCGGAGGCGATCTCCGTCCGACGGGGGAGGCATCCCGGCGGTGCCCGCCGTAGCGTCGGAGCATGACGGAGCGCACGCGGGCACGATCACGGGGCTGGGCGCACCCACGGGGATGGGCTTGGTGCGGCGGCATCGCGATGGGTGCGGCCCTGGGCGTCGCCTTCGGTCGCACAGAGGAGAACCCCGCCCTCGGTATCGTGCTCGGCGTCGGTTTCGGCCTCACGTTCGCGCTGATGTTCGGCGTCGCTACGCCGAGTCCGCGCTCGGGCGATGACGGCGGCGGCTCGGTCGCGCCCGCGCTCGACGGTGACGGTTCGGGCGCCTCGGGAGATTGACCCGGGGTGCCGCCGCCGTCTTCCCGGCCGGGTTCAGCGAGAGGCAGCCTCGGCCAGCCCCTCCCACTCGCCCGCGCCGAGGGGCCGCACCTCCCCGGGGCACGCGTAGCGCTCGTCCAGCAGCTGCGTCAGACGCTCACCCAACGATGCGATCTGCCCGGGCGCGAGCTGGTCGCCGCCAGGCGCGGGAGAGAGGTAGAGGCTCCCGGTCCTCAGCGCGGGGGCGGAGCCTCCGTTCTCGCACGTCTCGAAGACGGTGATGAACTCGCGCCCGACGTCGAAGTACACGCCCGGTTGGAGTTCCTCCACGTCGCCCGCGCCAAGGCGTTCGCCTTCGGGCCCGAGGAAGTCGCGCAGACTCGTCACCGCGTCCAGATAGCTCCCTCCGCCCGGGGTGAAGAGGGTGTGGCTGCTGACGACCTCCACCCGCTCATCGCCGTCGGCCCACGCGACCGCGCACGGGCTGCTGGGGCCGGCATCCGCGCCGAAGCCGCGCACCTCCCGCACGCGCTGCACGTCCGCGTCTCCGAGGAGGGTCTCGAGGTCCTCGGTGGACACGAGCTCGCACCACACCCCGTCCTCGGGGACCTCGCCGTGGGGGATGACCTCCTCCGTCGGCGGCGCCGCGCACCCGGACAGAAGGCCGGCGACCGCGGCGACCGCGGTCAGCAGCGGCAACGCCGAACGGACCCTGGGCGCGCGCCCCCCTGCCCGTGCGTCCATTGCGATGCCCTCCCCCGGCGCGCCCATGCTAGCGGATCCTCGATCGGGCTCCGGATGCTCACGCCTGGACGAGGCCTCCCGCCGTGAGCTCGAGGGTCAGGTCGGGAGCGAGCCGGCCGAGGAACGCGTCGTCGTGGCTGACGATGAGCACCGCCCCGCGATAGGCGGCGAGCGCCCCCAGCAACCGGTCGACCGTGTCCAGGTCGAGGTTGTTGGTGGGCTCGTCCAGCACGAGCAGCTGCGGCGGCGGGTCGGCCAGGAGGATGCGGGCGAGTGCGACGCGGAAGCGCTCGCCGCCGGAGAGGGTGACGACCTGCCGCTGCACCGCATCGCCGCGCAGGAGGAAGCGCGCGAGCCGGTTCCGCAGCTCCACGACGGGCAGCGCGGGCGCCGCCGACCGCACGTTCTCCAGCACCGTCGCCGCCTCCTCGAGCCCGTCGACCCCCTGCGGCAGGTACCCCACGCGGTCGGTGAACAACTCCGCCCGCACCGCCCCGGTGCCGGCGTCCGACCCGGGGGCGGCGGAGCGCACGAGACGCTCCAGGAGCGTCGTCTTGCCGATGCCGTTCGGGCCGATCAGTGCGACGCGCTCGGGGCCCTGCACGACCCACGAGCGCTCGGCGTCGCCGATGCTCAGGATGCGCCGCCCCGCCGCGACGCCGGGATCGGGGAGGTCGATGCGCACGGCCTGGTCCTCGCGCACCCGGCGCTCGGCCGCATCCAGGGCGGCGCGGGCCTCGTTCTCCTTCTCCCGCACCTCGGTGCGCAGGCGCCCCGCCGACACCTCCGCGGCGCGCTTGCGGTTGCCCGAGACGATGCCGGGGACGCGCTTTTCCACCTGTGCCTTGTGGCCCATCTGGGCGCGGCTGGACAGCGTGCGCTCGGCCGCGATCCGGTCGCGCTTCTCGCGCCGCACGACCTGCGCGGCGGTGCGCTCGGCCTGGCGGGCCGCATCCTGCTCGGCGTCGAGCCATGCCCGCCACTGCGAGTACGGCCCGCCGAAGGTCGACAGCGCGTTCGCGTACAGCTCGGCGGTGTCGTCCATGAGCTCGAGGAGGGCGACATCGTGGCTCACGACCACGAGGGCCCCGCGCCACGATCGCACCATCTCGGCGACGCGGGCGCGGGCATCGCGGTCGAGGTTGTTGGTGGGTTCGTCCAGCAGCGTGATGGGGGCGGCGGCCAGGCGGATGCCGGCGATGGCGACGAGGATCGCCTCTCCGCCCGAGAG
This region includes:
- a CDS encoding ABC-F family ATP-binding cassette domain-containing protein; this translates as MPTPSSALLFDSVSLVWADGTIALDGVSGSFGSGRTGLVGRNGSGKSTLLRLAAGELAPTSGHVIRSGDVAYLPQRLTLDVDRPVAELLGVADALSALRAIESGDADPQHFDAVGDDWDVEARSAAALADAGLPPTALDRTIGSLSGGEAILVAIAGIRLAAAPITLLDEPTNNLDRDARARVAEMVRSWRGALVVVSHDVALLELMDDTAELYANALSTFGGPYSQWRAWLDAEQDAARQAERTAAQVVRREKRDRIAAERTLSSRAQMGHKAQVEKRVPGIVSGNRKRAAEVSAGRLRTEVREKENEARAALDAAERRVREDQAVRIDLPDPGVAAGRRILSIGDAERSWVVQGPERVALIGPNGIGKTTLLERLVRSAAPGSDAGTGAVRAELFTDRVGYLPQGVDGLEEAATVLENVRSAAPALPVVELRNRLARFLLRGDAVQRQVVTLSGGERFRVALARILLADPPPQLLVLDEPTNNLDLDTVDRLLGALAAYRGAVLIVSHDDAFLGRLAPDLTLELTAGGLVQA